A single region of the Nicotiana sylvestris chromosome 6, ASM39365v2, whole genome shotgun sequence genome encodes:
- the LOC138870825 gene encoding uncharacterized protein, with translation MEWVVSAYGPQAGLDEEVKRRFWEGLDEIVRSIPPTERLFIGGDFNGHIGSAAGSYGEVHGGFGLGDRNRGGTSMLDFAKAFELIIANSTFLKRGEHLVTFQSSAVKTQIDYLLLRWCDRGLCKDCKVIPGETLVTQHRLLVVDIGIMMKRKKRYARRRPSIRWGALTKDKTHKLEGRLFAMGAWRSSGDASNMWSTTANCVREAAREVLGISKGFSGRHQGDRWWNDIVQGKVEAKKVAYAKLVGRTSEEERRANRERY, from the exons atggagtgg GTAGTTAGCGCTTATGGGccgcaagcaggcttggatgaggaggttaagaggcgcttttgggagggTTTGGACGAGATTGTGCGTAGTATTCCACCTACTGAAAGGTTATTTATTGGAGGGGATTTTAATGGCCATATTGGATCGGCTGCTGGTAGTTATGGCGAGGTGCATGGTGGCTTTGGCCTTGGGGATAGGAACAGAGGAGGTACTTCGATGTTAGACTTCGCTAAGGCTTTCGAGCTGATAATTGCGAACTCGACTTTTTTGAAGAGGGGGGAGCATCTGGTTACTTTCCAAAGTTCGGCGGTgaagactcagattgattacCTTCTCCTCAGATGGTGTGATAGAGGGTTGTGCAaggattgcaaggttatcccGGGAGAGACCCTCGTGACTCAGCATAGGCTCTTAGTGGTGGACATCGGCATTatgatgaagaggaagaagaggtatGCTCGTAGACGACCGAGCATTAGATGGGGAGCTTTAACCAAGGATAAAACCCATAAGTTGGAGGGGAGGTTATTCgctatgggagcttggaggagtAGTGGAGACGCGAGCAATATGTGGTCAACGACGGCGAACTGTGTGAGggaggcggcgagagaggtgctaGGTATATCAAAGGGTTTTTCTGGCAGGCACCAAGGTGACCGGTGGTGGAATGACatagtccaaggtaaagtggaggcGAAGAAAGTAGCGTATGCAAAGTTGGTAGGGAGAACAAGCGAGGAGGAGAGGAGAGCGAATAGAGAGAGGTACTAA